GCTCTGCGTGGGAACTTTTTAGACCGCTCCTGCGGTCTCGTGTATGGACGCCGGAGCGTCCCGGGGAGTTCCCACGCAGAGCGTGGGAACGATAAGAAGAATGGGCGGCTGCCCGTACTTCTTTCCCGGTTCAGAAAAAAAACTCAGTATGCAATAGAGAAACCATGACCAGCACAGATATAACCATCCTTCTCGTGGACGACGAAAAAAACATCCGCAAGGTCCTGACCTCTGTACTCAAGGGTGCGGGGTATACAGTCCTGGCCGCGGAAAGCGCGGAAGCCGCCTGGCCGGTGCTCAAGACCTCGGAGGTCGACCTGTTGATTTCCGACCTCAAGCTGCCGGGCAAGAGCGGGCTGGAGCTCCTGGAGGGGGTAAAGACCTGCTGGCCCAGGCTCCCGGTGATCATGATCACCGCCTTCGGGAGCATCGAGGGCGCGGTCCAGGCCATGCAGCTCGGGGCCTACAACTACCTGGCCAAGCCGGTGAACAACGACGAGCTGCTGCTGTTGATCGCCAACGCCCTGGAGACCAGCAGCCTGCAGGAGGAGAACACCGCGCTGAAGCGGGAGCTCAAGGACCGCTACAGCCTGGGGTCCATGGTGGGCAAGAGCAAGGCCATGCAGGAGATCTTCACCCTGGTGGAGAAGGTGGCCGACTACGGGTCCAACATCTTGATCACCGGGGAGACCGGGACGGGCAAGGAGCTGGTGGCCAGGGCCATCCACTACTCCGGCTCCAGCGGGGAACGGCCCTTTGTGACCATCGACTGCGCCTCCATTCCGGAGAATCTCCTGGAATCCGAGCTGTTCGGCTATGCCAAGGGGGCCTTTACCGGGGCGACGGAGTCCAAGAAAGGCCAGATCGAGATGGCTCACGGCGGAACCCTGTTCCTGGACGAGGTCGGGGAGCTGCCCCTGGTTTTGCAGAAGAAGCTACTCCGGTTTTTGCAGGAAAAGGAGTTCGTCCGGGTGGGCGGAACCAAGCGGCGCAAGGTGGACGTGCGCATTCTGGCCGCCACAAACAAGGACCTGGAGGCCGAGGTCCAGTCCGGCACCTGGCGGGAGGACCTGTTCTACCGCTTAAACGTGATCACCATCCACATCCCCCCGCTGCGGGAACGCAAGGAGGACATCTCCCTGCTGGTCAACTTTTTTCTGGACAAGTACAATGCCCAGAATCAGCGCTCCATACAGGGCGTGACCAACGACGTGCACAAGGTCTTTGAACTGTATGAGTGGCCGGGGAATGTCCGGGAGCTGGAAAACGTCATCGAGCGCGGGGTGGTTTTGTGCACCGGGGACATGATCACCCTGAACTGTCTGCCCCCCAAGCTGGCCGAGCTGGATGAGGAACAGGATGCAGGGGACGGGTTGAACCTCATGGAGGTGGAGAAGCGGCTCATCGTCCGGGCCCTGGACCAGGAGGGAGGCAACCAGTCCGCAGCCGCCCGGACCCTGGGCATCTCCCGCAAGCAGCTGCGGACCAAGATGACCCATCACGGCTTGTTGTGAGAGGCATCGGCAGACGGTGTATCAACTTGAGTGAATTGACAGCCCAAACATACGGTTTTACGCTTGTAACAGTCAGAATGTACTATTAGACCTGATCATGTGTGTGGCACCATCTCCGAACCCAAAGAGCTTGTTGAATACATGTCCAAGACCGCTGATCAACTCACAGCCGAGGAAATCGGGCATTATCAGGCGGCAGCCAGGAAGCGGGAGGCAGAGAAGAGGCGTGCCCTGGAAGACCGCATTCAGCGGGCCCGACGTCTGGCTCAGGATGCGGCCCGTATGTTGCGGGAAAAGTACGGGGTCAAACGGGTTGTCCTCTTCGGGTCTTTGGTCCACCCGGAGACGTTTACCTTTTGGTCTGACGTAGATATCGCCGCCTGGGGTTTGACAGCTCAAAATTTTTTGCAGGCCATGAATGATGTGGCTGCCCTGGATTCTGATATTGAGATCAATCTTGTGGATGTGGCTGCTGTGAGACCATCTCTGTTGGATACTATACAAAGGCATGGGCAGGACATATGATCAGCCGGTACGTCTTGGTCAGCAGTCGAATCCTGCAAGAACTGGAAGAACTGGAAACAGTTTGGGCCAGGGCCGAACGGGCTCTGGCCGCTGCCAAACAGAATCCAGCAGACCAAGATTTCTACATAGACTCAGCAGCCTTGAGCCTCCATGACTGGTATAGCGGGCTGGAAAGGATCATGTGTTTCATTGCTTCCCGCTTGGAGGAAAGCACGCCTCAAGGAAGGGATTGGCATCGAGAATTGTTGCAGCAGATGCATTTGGAAATCCCTGATGTAAGACCGGCAGTTTTTTCCAAAGCCACTGTGTCCAGTTTGGACGAATATCTGCGTTTTCGTCATGTATTGCGCAATGTCTATAGCTTTAATCTTCAGCCGGAACGGGTTGAAGCCTTGGTCTCAGGGTTGCGGGATACATTTGAATCGGTAAAAACGGATATGCACGCATTCGTGTCTTTTGCACGACAAATGTCTGCATCGGATTCGTAAGGAACATGACAAGTCTTTCTGGCTCTTCGACACAGAAAGTGGAATTGCCTACATAAGAGATGGCAAACTCCAAAAATCCACAGGCTACGTCGAAGACCCGTCTTTCTCACCAGAGCCTGCTTCTGCATCCCCAACTTTGATATCACCCGCCGTCTTCCATCGCCTTGAGCCTGTCCACCGCCTTCTGCATCTCGTTCAGCCCTTCCCTGGCCATGTCCCGGTTGCCGTGCGCCGCCCCTTGCACGGCCTTTTTGCGCAGGATGTGGAACATACGGTAGACGGTTTGCTCCACCGGATGAAACTCAGGGTCGAACCGTCCGATATCCGGGCTGTATCCAGCATCCGCAGCCCTGCCCAGCCCCCTGTTCTGGCCCATGCGGGTCAGGATGTTCATGGCCCGGGCCATAAGGAGGTCGGCCCGGCGCAGGGTGGTGTCCATACCCTCGAACTCTGCATGGACCGTATCAGCTTCGTGGCACTGGATGCAGATGCCCTGCATCCGGCCCCGGCGGAACTCCCGGCGGGCCTTGCTAAGGGGCATGAGCTTGTATTGGGCGAGCAGAGAAGACCTGTCCCCGCTTTGCCCCTTGAGCCCGATCAATCCCAGGCCCCGCAGGATGGTCTTCCTGGCCGCGGCCCACTTGGAGTCCTCGGGCAGAGGCAGACCCAGGCCCAGGGATCCGAGGGTGGTTTTCGAGCTGTGCAGCCGGTCCGGAAAGTGGCAGGTCTGACAGGTGGGAATATTTTCTCTGTCCTGTCCGTTGTCGGCGTCAGTGCCGGAAAACAGACGGCCGTGGGTTGAGCCGGAAAAGGCCTCCATCTGCGGGGTGGCTTGTCCCTGGTGGCAGGGGGCACAGGCCTCGGGCCTGGCCGCTTCCTGCAGGGAATAGGCGTGATCCGCATGGCAGTTGCCGCAGGCCGAGGCCCCGGTGGGGGAGTCTTTGTCCCGGAGGCGGGCGATTTCCTTGTCCGGTTTGAAGCCCACGCTGTGGCAGAGGGCGCAGTCCCGGTCCGAGTCCGGATCCTGGGAGGCGTGGTGAAACCCGGGCCAGGCCCGCATGATATCCCAGGCCTGGGCGTGCTTGCTCCGGCTGAACTGCACGTACTGCTTTTCGTGGCAGGTCCGGCAGACCTTGGCCGGAACCGGACGGGACTTGGAGATGTCCTGCATGGAGCTGTGCTCAGTGCCGTGGCATACGGAGCAGGACACGGCATTGGCCGGATCGCTGTGCGCGCTTTGCTTCCATTCCCGGACCACATCCGGGGTCACTCCCTGATGGCATTGCACGCAGGATTCCCGGGCAGCCTCTTTGTTCTGCACCGGAAGGCCGGCCTTGGTCCATTCGGCAAACCCGCCCTTGAGGGCAAAGGCCTTGGAAAAACCCATCTTTTGTAGTTGCTGCACCGCCCGGGCGCTGGAGCTTTCGCTCGGTCAGGCTCAATAGGTGACCACGGTCGCGTCCGGGTCGTATTTGCTTCCCCATTGTTTGGACTCAAAGGGCGGCTCGTGGACAGCCCCCGGGATCTTTGTTTCGCTTTGCTCCCACTGCCGCCTGGTCCGGACATCGATGACCACCAGGTCCGGGGCCCCGAGCATTGAGCATAGCTTATCCTTGGTTATTCTGGGGGCTTGGTTGTTGGCAGCCGCCTGCACAGGGAAAACCGTCAGGCAGAGAATGGCGGTGAGCACGAAAAACAGGGTCTTTTTGTTCGGCATGGAAGTTCCTTCGCTTTGTTCAGACACATTATTCGTGGATTACCAGGTTCCTTGCTACTCAAGCCGTAACCGTACTCCCACCCCGTCCCCCCTTGAGGGGGGTCGGAGGTGTTGCTTTCGGATTTGCCGTGATCTTTGAGTCTTGCCCCACGGCCCTCCGTTGGAGAACACCCCCCCTGGATTCCCCCCTCAAGGGGGGACGTGAGCCGCCGATCCCGGGTATGGTTCAAAGAGTTCAGCTGGTTTTGAATCAGGGAAAAGCGGTTCCAAATCTATGGATTTCCTGGGCTCCCAGATTCTCAAGCAGCAACTGTACTCTCACCCCGTCCCCCCTTGAGGGGGGGGTCGGGAAGTTGGCCATGGATTTCCTGGGCTCCCAGATTCTCAAGCAGCAACTGTACTCTCACCCCGTCCCCCCTTGAGGGGGGTTGGGGGGTGTTTCTTCTCTGATTTTTTATTCTTTTTGCTGCATTTGTTTGATCCAGTTCTCAATATACTGCACAACCCCCTCAGGGTTGCCTATGACATCGTCATCCCAAAAACGAAGAAAATGCAGACCAAGATTCTCAAGCCTTTCTTGTCGATAGCGATCATATGCAATTTTGTTTTCGTGGGTGATACCATCAATCTCGATAATTAGTGCCAGATCTGGGCAATA
This DNA window, taken from Desulfovermiculus halophilus DSM 18834, encodes the following:
- a CDS encoding sigma-54-dependent transcriptional regulator — translated: MTSTDITILLVDDEKNIRKVLTSVLKGAGYTVLAAESAEAAWPVLKTSEVDLLISDLKLPGKSGLELLEGVKTCWPRLPVIMITAFGSIEGAVQAMQLGAYNYLAKPVNNDELLLLIANALETSSLQEENTALKRELKDRYSLGSMVGKSKAMQEIFTLVEKVADYGSNILITGETGTGKELVARAIHYSGSSGERPFVTIDCASIPENLLESELFGYAKGAFTGATESKKGQIEMAHGGTLFLDEVGELPLVLQKKLLRFLQEKEFVRVGGTKRRKVDVRILAATNKDLEAEVQSGTWREDLFYRLNVITIHIPPLRERKEDISLLVNFFLDKYNAQNQRSIQGVTNDVHKVFELYEWPGNVRELENVIERGVVLCTGDMITLNCLPPKLAELDEEQDAGDGLNLMEVEKRLIVRALDQEGGNQSAAARTLGISRKQLRTKMTHHGLL
- a CDS encoding nucleotidyltransferase family protein: MSKTADQLTAEEIGHYQAAARKREAEKRRALEDRIQRARRLAQDAARMLREKYGVKRVVLFGSLVHPETFTFWSDVDIAAWGLTAQNFLQAMNDVAALDSDIEINLVDVAAVRPSLLDTIQRHGQDI
- a CDS encoding multiheme c-type cytochrome, whose protein sequence is MGFSKAFALKGGFAEWTKAGLPVQNKEAARESCVQCHQGVTPDVVREWKQSAHSDPANAVSCSVCHGTEHSSMQDISKSRPVPAKVCRTCHEKQYVQFSRSKHAQAWDIMRAWPGFHHASQDPDSDRDCALCHSVGFKPDKEIARLRDKDSPTGASACGNCHADHAYSLQEAARPEACAPCHQGQATPQMEAFSGSTHGRLFSGTDADNGQDRENIPTCQTCHFPDRLHSSKTTLGSLGLGLPLPEDSKWAAARKTILRGLGLIGLKGQSGDRSSLLAQYKLMPLSKARREFRRGRMQGICIQCHEADTVHAEFEGMDTTLRRADLLMARAMNILTRMGQNRGLGRAADAGYSPDIGRFDPEFHPVEQTVYRMFHILRKKAVQGAAHGNRDMAREGLNEMQKAVDRLKAMEDGG
- a CDS encoding rhodanese-like domain-containing protein, whose product is MPNKKTLFFVLTAILCLTVFPVQAAANNQAPRITKDKLCSMLGAPDLVVIDVRTRRQWEQSETKIPGAVHEPPFESKQWGSKYDPDATVVTY
- a CDS encoding endonuclease domain-containing protein, with the protein product MSKRHIIPYNPNLIARARELRKSGTKAEALLWKKLQNRQVCGYKFLRQRPIDEYIVDFYCPDLALIIEIDGITHENKIAYDRYRQERLENLGLHFLRFWDDDVIGNPEGVVQYIENWIKQMQQKE